A DNA window from Trypanosoma brucei brucei TREU927 chromosome 10, whole genome shotgun sequence contains the following coding sequences:
- a CDS encoding methionine aminopeptidase, putative (curated by J. Mottram), whose protein sequence is MSCEGCGKLEPAMQCPTCKKLGLPPSYFCTQECFKENWSNHKLKHSNTSVANVPTMTDWAMKTFDFTGPLRPGKITPRRAVPSHIPRPDYADCAGGVSASEEKDRGSKVKVYNIQFLHDDSKKTAEIQRIKTVCQLSREVLDIATAAAKPGITTDELDRIVHEATVERNMYPSPLNYYGFPKSVCTSVNEVICHGIPDSRELEEGDILNIDVSSYLNGFHGDLNETVFIGRPDDDSVRLVHAAYECLCAGIGVVKPEALYKQVGDAIEACASQYQCSVVRTYTGHGVGHLFHTSPTVCHYANNKSLGMMRPGHVFTIEPMINLGTWQDVTWPDKWTSTTKDGRRSAQFEHTMVVTNGGVEIFTDWVDGVPTYQKQLKEWGIMLPQRKEVGSATAA, encoded by the coding sequence ATGTCGTGCGAAGGTTGCGGAAAGTTGGAGCCTGCAATGCAGTGCCCAACATGCAAGAAACTTGGTCTTCCTCCAAGCTACTTTTGCACGCAGGAATGCTTCAAGGAGAACTGGAGCAACCATAAACTCAAACACAGCAACACTTCCGTTGCTAATGTTCCTACCATGACAGATTGGGCCATGAAAACGTTTGACTTCACCGGACCATTGCGGCCGGGTAAGATAACGCCACGCCGCGCTGTTCCGTCACATATTCCGCGACCAGACTATGCTGACTGTGCAGGGGGCGTGTCTGCCTCAGAGGAAAAAGACCGAGGAAGTAAGGTGAAGGTATATAAtattcagttccttcacgaTGACAGCAAAAAGACTGCGGAAATTCAGCGAATCAAGACTGTTTGTCAGCTCTCGCGGGAGGTGCTTGACATTGCGACGGCAGCGGCCAAACCTGGCATCACCACCGATGAGTTGGACCGCATAGTGCATGAAGCCACTGTCGAGCGTAACATGTACCCGTCTCCGCTAAATTACTACGGATTCCCAAAATCTGTGTGTACATCTGTGAATGAAGTTATTTGCCATGGTATCCCTGACTCTCGTGAACTCGAGGAGGGAGACATCTTAAATATTGATGTTTCAAGCTACCTCAATGGATTCCACGGTGACCTGAACGAGACGGTATTCATTGGTCGGCCGGATGATGATAGCGTCCGGCTTGTGCACGCTGCTTACGAGTGTCTCTGCGCTGGCATTGGTGTAGTGAAACCTGAAGCCCTTTACAAGCAGGTAGGTGATGCTATTGAGGCCTGTGCTTCACAATATCAATGCTCAGTGGTTCGCACCTACACGGGTCATGGTGTTGGCCACCTCTTCCATACATCACCTACGGTGTGTCACTACGCCAACAACAAGAGTCTTGGCATGATGCGGCCAGGGCATGTCTTCACGATTGAGCCGATGATCAACTTAGGAACATGGCAGGATGTAACGTGGCCTGATAAATGGACAAGTACCACTAAAGACGGGCGCCGAAGCGCACAATTTGAACACACGATGGTCGTTACGAATGGTGGTGTGGAGATATTCACAGATTGGGTGGATGGTGTCCCTACGTATCAGAAGCAGCTGAAGGAATGGGGAATTATGTTGCCGCAGCGTAAAGAAGTGGGATCGGCTACCGCTGCTTGA